AAGGACCCGGCGGCGCGCCGCCACATGATCCGCTCGCGCGCGATCAACACCTTCGGCGCCTTCTTCACCGGCCTCGTGCTGGTGGTCGTCCTCGCCACCAAGTTCACCCACGGCGCCTGGGTCGCGCTGCTCGGCATGGTGATCTTCTACGGGACGATGAGCGCGATCCGTAAGCACTACGACCGAGTCGCCGACGAGATCGCCGCCGACGAGACCCCCTCGGACGAGACCGTCCGGCCGTCCAGGGTCCACTCGATCGTCCTGGTCTCCAAGCTCCACCGGCCCACGCTGCGCGCCCTCGCGTACGCCAAGCTCATCCGCTCCGACCGGCTGGAGGCGCTCACCATCAGCGTCGACGCGGACGAGACGAAGACGCTCAAGGACGAGTGGGAGCGACGCGGCATCAACGTGCCGCTGAAGATCCTCGACTCGCCCTACCGCGAGGTGACCCGCCCGGTCATCGAGTACGTGAAGGGCCTGCGCCGGGAGAGCCCGCGCGACGTGGTCAGCGTGTACATCCCGGAGTACGTCGTCGGGCACTGGTACGAGCACCTCCTGCACAACCAGAGCGCCCTGCGGCTGAAGGGCCGGCTGCTCTTCACCCCGGGTGTCATGGTGACGTCGGTGCCGTACCAGCTGGAGTCGTCCGAGGCCGCGAAGAAGCGCGCCAGGAAGCGCGCCGACTGGAGCGCGCCCGGCTCGGTGCGCCGGGGCCCGGTGGAGCGGAAGCAGAAAGAGCCCAGCAGCAAGGGCTGACCGGCGGAGCCGTTTGTGGTAAGCGGCCGGGCGGCACCCACGTAGACTGGTGGGTCGTTGTCCGGCCGCTTTCCCCTTGATCTCTGGAGCCACCCCCCATGCAGAACGAATCCACTCCGCCGCAGGCCGGGGACTCGCTGGCCGGGGACTCGCAGACCGCGGACTCGTTGGTCGGGGAGGAGTACGAGGTCGAGGTCGGCCCCGTCGCACACGGCGGCCACTGCATCGCCCGTACCGCGGAGGGCCAGGTCCTCTTCGTACGGCACACCCTCCCCGGCGAGAAGATCGTCGCCCGGGTCACCGACGGCGAGACCGGCTCCCGCTTCCTGCGCGCCGACGCCGTCAGGATCATCGAAGCCTCCAAGGACCGCGTCGAGGCCCCCTGCAAGTACGCGGGACCCGGCATGTGCGGCGGCTGCGACTGGCAGCACGCCAAGCCCGGCGCCCAGCGCCGGCTCAAGGGCGAGGTCATCGCCGAGCAGCTCAAGCGTCTCGCGGGCCTGACCCCCGAGGAGGCCGGCTGGGACGGCACGGTCATGCCGGCCGAGGGCGACAAGCTCCCGCAGGGCCAGGTGCCCGCGTGGCGCACCCGCGTCCAGTACACGATCGACGAAGAGGGCCGGGCCGGTCTGCGCAAGCACCGCTCGCACGAGGTCCAGCCGATCGACCACTGCATGATCGCCGCCCCCGGGGTCACCGAGCTGGGCGTCGAGAAGCGCGAGTGGCCGACGCTGGCCGCGGTGGAAGCCATCTCCGCCACCGGCTCCCACGACCGCCAGGTCATCCTCACCCCGAAGCCCGGCGGCCGACTGCCCCTGGTCGAGCTGGACAAGCCGGTCTCGGTGCTCCGCGTCGAGGAGCACGACGGCGGCGTCCACCGCGTGCACGGCCGCGCCTTCGTCCGCGAGCGCGCCGACGACCGCACGTACCGCGTCGGCTCCGGCGGCTTCTGGCAGGTCCACCCGCAGGCGGCCGACACCCTCGTCCGCGCGGTCATGCAGGGCCTGCTGCCCCGCAAGAACGACACGGCTCTCGACCTCTACTGCGGCGTCGGCCTCTTCGCGGGCGCCATCGGACAGCGCATCGGCGAGAAGGGCGCGGTGCTCGGCATCGAGTCCGGCAAGCGCGCCGTCGAGGACGCCCGCCACAACCTCAAGGACCTCGACCGGGTCCGCATCGAGCACGGCAAGGTCGACCAGGTCCTGCCGCGCACGGGCATCACGGAGTGCGACCTGATCGTCCTGGACCCGCCGCGCGCGGGCGCCGGCAAGCAGACGGTGAAGCAGCTGGTGGCCCTGGGTGCCCGCCGCATCGCGTACGTGGCCTGCGACCCGGCGGCCCTGGCCCGCGACCTGGCGTACTTCCGCGAGGGCGGCTACAAGGTGCGGACGCTGCGGGCGTTCGACCTGTTCCCGATGACGTCGCATGTGGAGTGCGTAGCGATTCTGGAGCCTGCTGACAAGGGTGCCTGACCTGCGGTTATGCGGCTCGGGTGGGTCATTCGACCTGTTGTCCTCCGTGCAGCGGGTCGAGCGGACGGCTTGCCCCTCGTAGCTCCTGACCTGCGAATTCATCAGGGAGGTGCTTGCGTCGGCGACGCCTTCAGGGTCTCGTTCGGAGACTCTTGACGCTCCGATGACGCTCGAAGGGAAGTCTCAGCCTCCCGCACCCTTCCGGCTGCGGCTCTGCGGACCGGACCATCGGCACGGGGGCAAGGACTTCCGGTACGGGCGTCCCGTTGCTCCGATGGTGCCCTGTGAAGTGGTGTAGCGGATCTTGGCGGGGATGTGAGCCTGTTCTGAGCCGTCGTGTGCATCGGCTGTCTGTGTGTACTCCCTGAGAACGAAGTCGGCCACCGTGTAACTGCCTTCGGGGAACGGGCAGTTTGGCCCAAGGTATACACGGTGGCCTTGTCCTGGCATGGCCTGCTCCGCCTGTTGGAGTCACTACGTTCGGCGGACGGTCTTGAACTCGTCAGGGGGGAGCACCCTGGGAGCCGGGGCAGTCGTGCGCTGCAGCGTCGCCGCCGACTGGGCGATGCCTGGACCAACGCGACCCGCAGCCGGGACAGCGTCCACTTCAGCGCTGGATTGGCTTTGGCCAGGCCCTCGCTGT
The Streptomyces sp. NBC_00234 DNA segment above includes these coding regions:
- a CDS encoding class I SAM-dependent RNA methyltransferase, translated to MQNESTPPQAGDSLAGDSQTADSLVGEEYEVEVGPVAHGGHCIARTAEGQVLFVRHTLPGEKIVARVTDGETGSRFLRADAVRIIEASKDRVEAPCKYAGPGMCGGCDWQHAKPGAQRRLKGEVIAEQLKRLAGLTPEEAGWDGTVMPAEGDKLPQGQVPAWRTRVQYTIDEEGRAGLRKHRSHEVQPIDHCMIAAPGVTELGVEKREWPTLAAVEAISATGSHDRQVILTPKPGGRLPLVELDKPVSVLRVEEHDGGVHRVHGRAFVRERADDRTYRVGSGGFWQVHPQAADTLVRAVMQGLLPRKNDTALDLYCGVGLFAGAIGQRIGEKGAVLGIESGKRAVEDARHNLKDLDRVRIEHGKVDQVLPRTGITECDLIVLDPPRAGAGKQTVKQLVALGARRIAYVACDPAALARDLAYFREGGYKVRTLRAFDLFPMTSHVECVAILEPADKGA